A genome region from Trichosurus vulpecula isolate mTriVul1 chromosome 5, mTriVul1.pri, whole genome shotgun sequence includes the following:
- the LOC118849892 gene encoding GTPase IMAP family member 8-like, which yields MLREATDMDHQERLQDQQLGSGYMKEPEQDNEVDELRILLVGKHGSGKSAAGNSILGRCVFESRLSEQPVTQVCRKEQCIWRQRKVVLIDTPDIFSQMGSQKELCHLSSLCSPGLHALLLVTPLGSYTEEDERVVGNIKKVFGEEALRKHLIILFTRKEDLASKDLMEFIKNTDKPLQKLIWDYGFQYYAFNYRVTGEEEQLQVNGLLEEINKMVDRNGGSGHMIKPKQDKEMDELRILLVGKHGSGKSAAGNSIMGRCVFESRLSEQSVTQVCKKEQRIWRHRKVVLIDTPGIFSQMDCQKELCHLSSLCSPGPHALLLVTPLGSYTEEDERVVGNIKKLFGEEALKRHVVILFTQKEDLAGRNLLEFIKNMDKSLQHLIWECGFQYYAFNYQVTGEEEQLQVNGLLEKIDKMMYDNGNQFCIFRMPATGPDKLSLILVGRSGTGKSSTGNTIIGEHNFGVKRAGKTITQTCQNKARAWKEKTITVVDTPSFDLTLASRDLLSKQGEEAFRSLCLSPGAKVFILVIQLGQFTQEDEKGIRELEAIFGKELIEYMIVLFTRKEDLGTGTLEDYIKTSDNRPLKKLIKQCGGRVCAFNNKESGVDQEKQVNELLEMVDKLVQSHGGQGYPASDKPETYTRRITDFQDKSLFSTIEKWVHKKDFFFS from the exons ATGCTGCGGGAAGCTACAGACATGGATCATCAAGAAAGACTCCAAGACCAACAGCTGG gGTCGGGGTACATGAAAGAGCCTGAGCAGGACAATGAAGTAGATGAATTGAGAATTCTTCTTGTGGGGAAACATGGTTCAGGGAAAAGTGCTGCAGGAAACAGCATCCTGGGCAGGTGTGTGTTTGAGTCCAGACTCAGTGAGCAGCCAGTGACCCAAGTGTGCAGGAAAGAGCAGTGCATCTGGAGGCAAAGAAAAGTTGTGCTCATTGACACTCCAGATATCTTTTCCCAAATGGGCTCCCAGAAAGAGCTCTGCCATCTCTCCTCTCTATGCTCCCCAGGCCTGCACGCCCTCCTTCTAGTGACCCCACTGGGCTCCTACACAGAGGAAGATGAGAGAGTGGTGGGGAACATCAAGAAGGTTTTTGGGGAAGAAGCTCTGAGGAAACACTTGATCATTCTGTTCACCCGGAAAGAAGACTTGGCAAGCAAGGACCTGATGGAGTTCATAAAGAATACAGATAAGCCTCTTCAGAAACTCATTTGGGATTATGGATTTCAGTACTACGCTTTCAATTACCGAGTCACAGGAGAAGAGGAACAACTCCAAGTGAATGGGCTTCTGGAGGAGATCAACAAAATGGTAGACAGGAATGGAG GGTCTGGGCACATGATAAAGCCCAAGCAGGACAAAGAGATGGATGAATTGAGGATTCTTCTTGTGGGGAAACATGGTTCAGGGAAAAGTGCTGCAGGAAACAGCATCATGGGCAGGTGTGTGTTTGAGTCCAGACTCAGTGAGCAGTCAGTGACTCAAGTGTGTAAGAAAGAGCAGCGGATTTGGAGACACAGAAAAGTTGTGCTCATTGACACTCCAGGTATCTTTTCCCAAATGGACTGCCAGAAAGAGCTCTGCCATCTCTCCTCCCTATGCTCCCCAGGCCCGCATGCCCTCCTTCTAGTGACCCCACTGGGCTCTTATACAGAGGAAGATGAGAGAGTGGTGGGGAACATTAAGAAGCTTTTTGGAGAGGAAGCTCTGAAGAGACATGTGGTCATTCTGTTCACCCAAAAAGAAGACTTGGCAGGCAGGAACCTGTTGGAGTTCATAAAGAATATGGATAAATCTCTTCAGCATCTCATTTGGGAATGTGGATTTCAGTATTATGCTTTCAATTACCAAGTCACAGGAGAAGAGGAACAACTCCAAGTGAATGGGCTTCTGGAGAAGATTGACAAAATGATGTATGACAATGGAAACCAGTTTTGTATCTTTAGGATGCCTGCTACTGGACCTG ATAAGCTAAGCCTCATCCTTGTAGGGAGAAGTGGGACTGGGAAGAGCTCAACTGGGAACACCATTATTGGGGAACATAATTTTGGAGTCAAACGTGCAGGAAAAACAATCACTCAGACCTGTCAGAACAAGGCCAGGGCCTGGAAAGAGAAGACTATTACAGTTGTCGATACTCCGTCCTTTGACCTTACCCTAGCTAGTAGAGATCTTCTTTCTAAACAAGGGGAAGAAGCCTTTCGTAGCCTTTGCCTATCTCCAGGAGCCAAAGTTTTCATTCTGGTGATTCAGCTGGGCCAGTTCACTCAAGAAGATGAGAAGGGCATTAGGGAACTAGAAGCCATATTTGGAAAAGAGCTCATTGAGTATATGATTGTGCTCTTCACCAGGAAAGAAGATCTAGGTACTGGAACACTGGAGGATTACATCAAGACTTCAGATAATCGGCCTCTTAAGAAGTTAATTAAACAGTGTGGAGGAAGAGTTTGTGCTTTTAACAACAAAGAAAGTGGTGTAGACCAGGAAAAGCAGGTTAATGAACTTTTGGAAATGGTGGATAAACTGGTCCAGAGTCATGGAGGCCAAGGCTATCCTGCCAGTGATAAACCTGAGACTTATACCAGGAGGATTACAGATTTCCAGGACAAAAGTTTGTTCAGCACAATAGAGAAATGGGTACAcaagaaagatttctttttttcataa